A window from Streptomyces sp. NBC_00271 encodes these proteins:
- a CDS encoding beta-glucosidase → MTDPWQDTALPAGVRAADLLARMTTEEKVAQLYSVWPGSNQTPGGDMAPMQHALSEDIDLTRLLPHGLGQLTRPFGTAPVDPAEGAARLAALQERIRSANRFRLPALAHEECLTGFTAWQATVFPTPLAWGASFDPALVKEMAAAIGASMRSVGVHQGLAPVLDVVRDPRWGRTEESIGEDPYLVATVGTAYVQGLESAGVVATLKHFAGYSASRGARNHAPASLGPRELADVILPPFEMAVREGGARSVMASYNDLDGLPAHAHRRLLTELLREEWRFTGTVVADYFGVTLLESAHGLTDSPAGAAALALAAGVDVELPAVRCYGAGPLDEEFVDRAALRVLTQKCELGLLDPDWAPPADSASADLDPPHMRALARQLAEESVVLLANGGTLPLASGVRRIAVLGPLADDPAAMLGCYTFPRHVLLDHPEVEMGVDVPTLLEALRAELPDVEFTDDPVAADVCVVAVGDRSGLFGRGTSGEGCDVADLELPEGQGELVDKTLASGTPVVLVLLSGRPYALGRWADRCAAVVQAFFAGQEGGPAVAGVLSGRVNPSGRLPVSVPRERAGQPWTYLAPPLGLRSGASNLDPTPLFPFGHGLSYTTYDWQAPSVDDTAFPTDGETTLRLTVRNTGERAGTEVVQLYLHDPVGKVARPVARLVGYARVPLEAGASAEVHFTVPADLAAYTGPDGDRIVEPGALELRLGASSAEGEVRYAVPVTLTGPERVVGRERRMRCEVRVK, encoded by the coding sequence ATGACCGACCCCTGGCAGGACACCGCTCTGCCCGCAGGCGTCCGCGCCGCCGATCTGCTCGCCCGTATGACCACGGAAGAGAAAGTCGCCCAGCTCTACAGCGTCTGGCCCGGCTCGAACCAGACCCCGGGCGGGGACATGGCGCCGATGCAGCACGCCCTGTCCGAGGACATCGACCTGACGCGGCTGCTCCCGCACGGGCTCGGCCAGCTGACCCGCCCCTTCGGCACCGCACCGGTCGACCCGGCCGAGGGTGCCGCCCGTCTTGCCGCCCTCCAAGAGCGCATCCGATCCGCGAACCGCTTCCGGCTGCCGGCGCTCGCCCACGAGGAGTGCCTCACCGGGTTCACGGCCTGGCAGGCGACGGTCTTCCCGACCCCGCTCGCCTGGGGCGCGAGCTTCGATCCGGCCCTGGTGAAGGAGATGGCGGCGGCGATCGGCGCCTCGATGCGCTCGGTCGGCGTCCACCAGGGCCTCGCCCCGGTCCTCGACGTCGTACGGGATCCCCGTTGGGGCCGTACGGAGGAGTCGATCGGCGAGGACCCCTACCTCGTGGCGACCGTCGGCACCGCCTACGTCCAGGGCCTGGAGTCGGCGGGCGTCGTCGCCACCCTCAAGCACTTCGCCGGCTACTCGGCCTCCCGCGGCGCCCGCAACCACGCGCCCGCCTCGCTCGGCCCGCGCGAACTGGCGGACGTCATCCTGCCGCCGTTCGAAATGGCCGTACGGGAGGGCGGCGCGCGGTCGGTGATGGCCTCGTACAACGACCTCGACGGGCTGCCCGCCCACGCGCACCGCCGACTGCTCACCGAACTCCTGCGGGAGGAGTGGCGGTTCACCGGCACGGTCGTGGCCGACTACTTCGGGGTGACCCTCCTGGAGTCCGCGCACGGGCTCACCGACTCGCCCGCGGGGGCGGCCGCGCTCGCGCTCGCGGCGGGCGTGGACGTCGAGCTGCCCGCCGTGCGCTGCTACGGCGCCGGGCCCCTCGACGAGGAGTTCGTGGACCGGGCCGCGCTGCGGGTGCTGACGCAGAAGTGCGAACTGGGGCTGCTGGATCCGGACTGGGCACCGCCCGCCGACTCCGCTTCCGCCGATCTCGATCCGCCGCACATGCGGGCGCTGGCCCGGCAGCTGGCGGAGGAGTCGGTCGTCCTGCTGGCCAACGGGGGTACGTTGCCGCTGGCGTCCGGGGTGCGGCGGATCGCCGTGCTCGGTCCGCTCGCCGACGATCCCGCGGCCATGCTCGGCTGCTACACCTTCCCCCGCCATGTCCTCCTCGACCACCCCGAGGTCGAGATGGGGGTGGACGTGCCGACGCTGCTGGAGGCGCTGCGCGCCGAGCTGCCGGACGTGGAGTTCACCGACGATCCGGTGGCCGCTGACGTGTGTGTGGTCGCGGTCGGCGACCGCTCGGGGCTGTTCGGGCGGGGCACCTCGGGCGAGGGATGCGACGTGGCCGATCTCGAACTGCCCGAGGGGCAGGGGGAGCTGGTCGACAAGACGCTGGCCTCCGGGACACCGGTCGTGCTGGTGCTGCTGTCGGGGCGGCCGTACGCGCTCGGGCGCTGGGCGGACCGGTGCGCGGCGGTGGTGCAGGCGTTCTTCGCGGGACAGGAGGGGGGTCCCGCGGTGGCCGGGGTGCTGTCCGGGCGGGTGAACCCGTCGGGGCGGCTCCCGGTGAGCGTGCCGCGCGAGCGGGCCGGGCAGCCGTGGACGTATCTCGCGCCGCCGCTCGGACTGCGCAGCGGGGCCAGCAACCTCGACCCGACGCCGCTGTTCCCGTTCGGACACGGGCTGTCCTACACGACCTACGACTGGCAGGCGCCGTCGGTCGACGACACCGCGTTCCCGACGGACGGCGAGACGACCCTGCGGCTGACCGTCCGCAACACCGGGGAGCGGGCCGGTACCGAGGTCGTGCAGCTCTATCTTCACGACCCCGTCGGCAAGGTGGCGCGGCCGGTGGCCCGGCTGGTGGGCTACGCGCGGGTGCCGCTGGAGGCGGGCGCGTCGGCGGAGGTCCACTTCACGGTCCCGGCGGACCTGGCCGCGTACACCGGGCCGGACGGCGACCGGATCGTCGAACCGGGCGCGCTGGAGCTGCGGCTGGGGGCGTCCAGTGCCGAGGGCGAGGTGCGGTACGCGGTGCCGGTGACGCTGACCGGGCCCGAGCGGGTGGTGGGCCGGGAGCGGCGGATGCGGTGCGAGGTGCGCGTGAAGTGA
- a CDS encoding LacI family DNA-binding transcriptional regulator, whose product MNPAKPVESRMADRSSGTATLAEIAREAGVSAPTVSKVLNGRADVAPATRTRVEELLRAYGYRRRRAEATRSPLIDVVFHELESAWAMEVIRGVENVAREEGLSVVLSESAGRLTPGRTWADQVAARRPHGVILVLSRLDESQRALLTSRSIPFVVMDPAGDPGDDVPSIGATNWHGGLAATRHLVDLGHRRIGAISGPSRMMCSRARVDGYRAALETAGLPVDPGLIRVGNFHHEDGYRLGLDLLRRPDRPTAVFTGNDLQALGLYEAARELGLRIPEDLSVVGFDDLPVARWVGPPLTTVRQPLTEMAEAAAKLVLELGREERPAAGTRVELATSLVVRSSTGAPPAVGLA is encoded by the coding sequence ATGAATCCCGCGAAGCCCGTGGAGAGTCGGATGGCGGACCGTTCCTCGGGGACCGCGACCCTCGCCGAGATCGCCCGCGAGGCCGGCGTCTCCGCTCCGACTGTTTCGAAGGTGCTCAACGGCCGGGCCGATGTCGCCCCGGCCACCCGCACCCGGGTCGAGGAGCTGCTGCGCGCTTACGGCTACCGGCGCCGCCGGGCCGAGGCGACCCGCTCGCCCCTCATCGACGTGGTCTTCCACGAGCTGGAGAGCGCCTGGGCGATGGAGGTGATCCGGGGCGTCGAGAACGTGGCGCGGGAGGAGGGGCTGAGCGTCGTCCTCTCGGAGAGCGCGGGACGGCTGACCCCCGGGAGGACCTGGGCCGACCAGGTCGCCGCCCGTCGCCCGCACGGTGTGATCCTCGTTCTGTCCCGGCTGGACGAGTCCCAGCGCGCGCTGCTGACCAGCAGGTCCATCCCGTTCGTGGTGATGGACCCGGCGGGCGACCCCGGCGACGACGTGCCGTCCATCGGCGCCACCAACTGGCACGGCGGGCTGGCCGCGACCCGCCATCTCGTCGACCTGGGGCACCGGCGGATCGGCGCGATCAGCGGGCCCTCGCGGATGATGTGCAGCCGTGCGCGCGTCGACGGATACCGGGCGGCGCTGGAGACGGCGGGACTGCCGGTGGACCCTGGGCTGATCAGAGTCGGGAACTTCCACCACGAGGACGGCTACCGGCTGGGCCTCGACCTGCTGCGCCGCCCCGACCGCCCGACGGCCGTCTTCACCGGCAACGACCTCCAGGCGCTCGGCCTGTACGAGGCCGCCCGCGAGCTGGGGCTGCGCATCCCGGAGGACCTGAGCGTCGTGGGGTTCGACGATCTGCCGGTGGCACGCTGGGTCGGGCCGCCGCTGACGACCGTACGACAGCCGCTGACGGAGATGGCGGAGGCGGCGGCCAAGTTGGTGCTGGAGCTGGGGCGCGAGGAGCGGCCGGCGGCGGGGACCAGGGTGGAGCTGGCGACGAGTCTGGTGGTGCGCAGCAGTACGGGGGCGCCTCCGGCGGTCGGACTGGCGTGA
- a CDS encoding endo-1,4-beta-xylanase → MRSLRTGLSLGSVLTGIAALGALLVAAPAAHAADTPLRDLAAAKGKVIGTAVTGSKLTGAYGDIAGAQFNSLTPGNAMKWETVEPTRGTYSWAEADQIVAFAQAHNQQVRGHTLVWHSQNPSWLTNGTWTSAQLSALLQDHISTEVTRYKGKLAAWDVVNEPFNEDGTYRSTLWYNGLGSDYIAQALTWAHAADPSAKLYINDYNVEGVNAKSTALYNLVKSLKARGVPIDGVGLQAHLILGQVPSTLQQNIQRFADLGVDVAITELDIRMQLPSDSTKLAQQAADYKAVFDACVAVSRCYGVTVWGFTDSDSWIPDVFSGYGAATPYDENYVPKPAYYAIAGSLGGTTTPPPTGACTATYSVQSQWNTGFTGQVRIACSGAALSSWKVNWTYGAGQRITQAWNADCTQSGAAVTCANASYNGTVPNGGSVTFGFNASWSGSNPVPTVTLG, encoded by the coding sequence ATGAGATCTCTGAGAACAGGCTTATCCCTGGGGTCCGTCCTCACCGGCATCGCCGCCCTCGGCGCCCTGCTGGTCGCGGCCCCCGCCGCCCACGCGGCCGACACCCCGCTGCGCGACCTCGCCGCCGCCAAGGGCAAGGTCATCGGCACCGCCGTCACCGGGTCCAAGCTGACGGGGGCGTACGGCGACATCGCCGGGGCCCAGTTCAACTCGCTCACTCCTGGCAACGCCATGAAGTGGGAGACCGTCGAGCCCACCCGGGGCACCTACAGCTGGGCCGAGGCCGACCAGATCGTGGCCTTCGCACAGGCCCACAACCAGCAGGTGCGCGGCCACACGCTGGTCTGGCACAGCCAGAACCCGAGCTGGCTGACGAACGGCACCTGGACGTCCGCCCAGCTCAGCGCCCTCCTCCAGGACCACATCAGCACCGAGGTCACCCGCTACAAGGGCAAGTTGGCCGCCTGGGACGTGGTGAACGAGCCCTTCAACGAGGACGGCACCTACCGCTCGACCCTCTGGTACAACGGCCTCGGCTCCGACTACATCGCCCAGGCCCTGACCTGGGCGCACGCGGCCGACCCGAGCGCCAAGCTCTACATCAACGACTACAACGTCGAAGGCGTCAACGCCAAGAGCACCGCCCTCTACAACCTGGTCAAGTCGCTGAAGGCGCGCGGCGTCCCGATCGACGGGGTCGGCCTCCAGGCCCACCTCATCCTCGGCCAGGTGCCGTCCACGCTCCAGCAGAACATCCAGCGCTTCGCCGACCTCGGCGTCGACGTGGCGATCACGGAGCTGGACATCCGTATGCAACTCCCCTCCGACAGCACGAAGCTGGCGCAGCAGGCCGCCGACTACAAGGCCGTGTTCGACGCGTGCGTGGCGGTGTCCCGGTGCTACGGCGTCACCGTCTGGGGATTCACCGACTCCGACTCCTGGATCCCGGACGTCTTCTCCGGCTACGGCGCGGCGACCCCGTACGACGAGAACTACGTGCCGAAACCGGCGTACTACGCGATCGCCGGCTCGCTGGGCGGGACCACGACACCACCGCCCACGGGTGCCTGCACGGCGACGTACAGCGTCCAGAGCCAGTGGAACACTGGGTTCACGGGGCAGGTGAGGATCGCCTGTTCCGGGGCCGCGCTGTCGTCGTGGAAGGTGAACTGGACGTACGGCGCGGGCCAGCGGATCACCCAGGCCTGGAACGCCGACTGCACCCAGTCCGGTGCGGCGGTGACGTGCGCGAACGCCTCCTACAACGGAACGGTACCGAACGGCGGATCAGTGACGTTCGGGTTCAACGCCTCATGGAGCGGAAGCAATCCGGTGCCCACGGTGACGCTGGGCTGA
- a CDS encoding LCP family protein, with product MLKAAGVTLAGVLVLSAAGAGWVYWHLNQNIKSVDINSALGDDRPAKAVSAPSASASAAPLPSGAVNILVLGSDSRSGTANATLGGGDSSGARSDTAMVVHIDEGRTEATVVSIPRDTLVTRPSCPTSSGGATSVAYDAMFNSAYSVGGPVCAVKTVESLTDVRMDHYIEIDFSGFAKLVDALGGVTVTTDQNIDDDKSHLHLKAGTHHLGGTQALALARTRHGIGDGSDLGRIGLQQKLVKALLEQMASTSLLTDPAKLYKVADAVTGSLTTDTGLDSLGELMKLGQSLKSLSSDKVKTVTMPVVTAPSNPNRVVADEPEASDLWASLK from the coding sequence CTGCTGAAAGCCGCCGGCGTCACGCTCGCCGGCGTCCTCGTGCTCTCCGCGGCGGGGGCGGGCTGGGTCTACTGGCATCTGAACCAGAACATCAAGAGCGTGGACATCAACAGCGCGCTGGGCGACGACCGTCCGGCGAAGGCGGTGTCGGCACCGTCCGCGTCCGCGTCGGCCGCCCCGCTGCCGAGCGGCGCCGTGAACATCCTGGTCCTCGGCTCGGACTCGCGCAGCGGGACGGCGAACGCCACGCTCGGGGGCGGTGACAGCTCGGGCGCCCGCTCCGACACGGCGATGGTCGTCCACATCGACGAGGGCCGCACCGAGGCGACGGTGGTGAGCATCCCCCGGGACACCCTGGTGACCCGCCCGTCGTGCCCGACCTCGTCCGGCGGGGCGACCTCGGTGGCGTACGACGCGATGTTCAACAGCGCGTACTCGGTGGGCGGTCCGGTCTGCGCGGTGAAGACCGTCGAGTCCCTCACCGACGTCCGCATGGACCACTACATCGAGATCGACTTCTCCGGCTTCGCGAAGCTGGTGGACGCGCTCGGCGGCGTCACGGTCACGACGGACCAGAACATCGACGACGACAAGAGCCATCTGCACCTGAAGGCGGGCACGCACCACCTGGGCGGCACCCAGGCCCTGGCCCTGGCCCGCACCCGGCACGGCATAGGCGACGGCAGCGACCTCGGCCGCATAGGCCTCCAGCAGAAGCTGGTGAAGGCACTGCTGGAACAGATGGCGTCGACGTCCCTGCTGACCGACCCCGCCAAGCTCTACAAGGTCGCCGACGCCGTCACCGGCAGTCTGACGACGGACACGGGGCTCGACTCGCTGGGCGAACTGATGAAGCTCGGCCAGAGTCTGAAGTCCCTCTCCTCCGACAAGGTCAAGACGGTCACCATGCCGGTGGTGACGGCCCCGTCGAACCCCAACCGGGTGGTGGCCGACGAGCCGGAGGCGAGCGACCTGTGGGCATCGCTCAAGTGA
- a CDS encoding class I SAM-dependent methyltransferase codes for MPFDHNDHYHRMLLRKLPKHGRIALDVGCGTGRFARRLAARGYEVDAVDPSAEVIAAARRIGGGPRFRQTDVASAGLPKGHYDVITCLASLHHMPFGTVTRFREALAPGGVLLVLGCYAGITWWDLAAVPANAVARAGVAMGERLRGSEAVPLRAPVREPRMSLADVRSEADRLLPGSRVRQLLYWRYLLTYRVGGVDQVT; via the coding sequence ATGCCCTTCGACCACAACGATCACTACCACCGGATGCTGCTGCGGAAGTTGCCGAAGCACGGGCGTATCGCCCTCGACGTCGGCTGTGGCACCGGCCGATTCGCGCGGCGGCTCGCGGCGCGGGGGTACGAGGTCGATGCCGTCGATCCGTCGGCCGAGGTGATCGCCGCGGCGCGGCGGATCGGGGGTGGACCACGGTTCCGGCAGACGGACGTGGCCTCCGCCGGGCTGCCGAAGGGGCACTACGACGTCATCACCTGTCTGGCGAGCCTGCACCACATGCCGTTCGGCACGGTGACCAGGTTCCGGGAGGCGCTCGCGCCCGGCGGGGTGCTGCTGGTGCTGGGCTGCTACGCGGGAATCACCTGGTGGGACCTCGCCGCCGTGCCCGCCAACGCCGTGGCACGGGCGGGGGTGGCGATGGGTGAGCGGCTGCGCGGAAGCGAAGCCGTGCCCCTGCGGGCGCCGGTGCGCGAGCCGCGGATGTCGCTGGCGGACGTCCGGAGCGAGGCGGACCGCCTGCTGCCCGGCTCTCGCGTCCGCCAACTCCTCTACTGGCGTTATCTGTTGACGTACCGGGTCGGCGGGGTCGACCAAGTCACTTGA
- a CDS encoding YciI family protein, whose translation MPRYLSLVQIDESTAPAEGPSPELMQRMGELIEEITKAGVMLDTAGLTPSAQGKRVHWSGGQLSVTDGPFTESKEVVGGYALMQCKDMAEALEWTKRFLKVHEEHWTVTCEVREIAEG comes from the coding sequence ATGCCGCGCTACCTGTCGCTGGTCCAGATCGATGAGAGCACCGCGCCCGCCGAGGGCCCGAGCCCGGAGCTGATGCAGCGGATGGGCGAGCTGATCGAGGAGATCACCAAGGCCGGGGTCATGCTCGACACCGCCGGGCTGACGCCGTCCGCCCAGGGCAAGCGGGTGCACTGGTCGGGCGGGCAGCTGTCCGTCACCGACGGGCCCTTCACCGAGTCCAAGGAGGTCGTCGGCGGCTACGCGCTCATGCAGTGCAAGGACATGGCCGAGGCCCTGGAGTGGACCAAGCGGTTCCTGAAGGTGCACGAGGAGCACTGGACGGTGACCTGCGAGGTGCGAGAGATCGCCGAGGGCTGA
- a CDS encoding RNA polymerase sigma factor, which translates to MEEQQPAVTPVTPPDPSGATRGAVEAVETIFRIESPRIIAGVSRIVRDVGIAEELAQDALVAALEQWPRDGVPDNPGAWLTTTAKRRAIDLVRRREQYARKLAEVGRDLSVTAPHHLDEPSDPDDIDDDLLRLVFTACHPVLSAEARIALTLRLVGGLTTPEIARAFLAPEATVAQRIVRAKRTLATKGVPFEVPYGPDREARLGSVLEVIYLVFNEGYAATAGDDLLRPALCEDALRLARVLAELMPKEPEVHGLVSLLELQESRAAARTGPSGEPVLLKDQSRRRWNRLLIRRGFAALGRASAVTTGPPGPYALQAAIAACHAQAYAYEDTDWGRIATLYGLLATRSPSPVVELNRAVAVSMAEGPAPALEIVDRLAGEPALRDYHLLPSVRGDLLARLGRTKEARAEFERAAGLARNERERELLETRARDCR; encoded by the coding sequence GTGGAAGAGCAGCAGCCCGCCGTCACGCCCGTCACACCGCCGGACCCGTCCGGGGCCACCAGAGGTGCCGTCGAAGCCGTCGAGACGATCTTCCGGATCGAGTCGCCCCGCATCATCGCGGGCGTCTCCCGCATCGTCCGCGACGTCGGCATCGCCGAGGAGCTCGCGCAGGACGCCCTGGTCGCGGCGCTGGAGCAGTGGCCCCGGGACGGCGTCCCGGACAACCCGGGCGCCTGGCTGACGACCACGGCCAAGCGTCGTGCGATCGATCTCGTACGCCGCCGGGAGCAGTACGCACGCAAGCTGGCGGAGGTGGGGCGGGACCTCTCGGTGACCGCCCCGCACCACCTCGACGAACCCTCCGACCCGGACGACATCGACGACGACCTGCTGCGGCTCGTCTTCACCGCCTGCCACCCCGTCCTCTCCGCCGAGGCCCGCATCGCCCTCACCCTGCGCCTGGTCGGCGGTCTGACCACCCCCGAGATCGCCCGTGCCTTCCTCGCCCCGGAGGCGACCGTCGCCCAGCGCATCGTGCGCGCCAAGCGGACCCTGGCGACGAAGGGCGTCCCCTTCGAGGTCCCCTACGGCCCGGACCGCGAGGCCCGCCTCGGGTCCGTGCTCGAGGTCATCTACCTGGTCTTCAACGAGGGATACGCGGCCACGGCGGGCGATGACCTGCTGCGCCCCGCGCTGTGCGAGGACGCGCTGCGACTGGCCCGCGTGCTGGCCGAGTTGATGCCCAAGGAGCCCGAAGTGCACGGGCTGGTGTCCCTGTTGGAACTCCAGGAGTCCCGCGCCGCCGCCCGCACCGGCCCCTCGGGCGAGCCCGTCCTCCTCAAGGACCAGAGCCGGCGCCGCTGGAACCGTCTGCTGATCCGCCGCGGCTTCGCCGCCCTCGGCCGGGCGAGCGCCGTCACCACCGGACCCCCTGGCCCGTACGCCCTCCAGGCCGCCATCGCCGCCTGCCACGCCCAGGCGTACGCGTACGAGGACACGGACTGGGGACGGATCGCCACCCTGTACGGGCTGCTGGCGACCCGTTCCCCGTCTCCCGTGGTCGAGTTGAACCGCGCCGTCGCCGTCTCCATGGCCGAGGGCCCCGCCCCGGCGCTGGAGATCGTCGACCGGCTGGCCGGCGAACCGGCCCTGCGCGACTACCACCTGCTGCCCAGCGTCCGCGGCGACCTGCTGGCCCGCCTCGGCCGCACGAAGGAGGCCCGCGCGGAGTTCGAACGAGCCGCGGGCCTGGCCCGCAACGAACGCGAACGCGAGCTGCTGGAGACGAGGGCGCGAGACTGTCGCTAG
- a CDS encoding THUMP-like domain-containing protein has protein sequence MNDVSFASLLTPEGHALLDEVRGTEPAQELAVATRLRRDHPAELVSAALGQARLRQRAAAKFGAEDAERMYFTPNGVEQSTRTTVATHRARRLRSLGVRSVADLCSGIGGDAIALARAGIRVLAVDRDPLTVAVARANAEALGLAELIEVREADVTEVDTQAYDAVFVDPARRGGRGRIFDPEAYSPPLSWAIATALKAPLAALKIAPGIPHEAVPAEAEAEWISDAGDVKEAVLWFGTEPGLVRATLLPGPRELRGRGLPDPAVRAVGRYLYEPDGAVIRAHLVAEVAEQVDGGLVDETIAYITADELRPTPYAAAYEITDRLPFNVKKLKALLRERGVGVLTVKKRGSAVEPEELRKKALPKSHGPHSATVFLTRVAGAPTMLLGHPAQRHAS, from the coding sequence GTGAACGACGTCTCCTTCGCCTCTCTCCTCACCCCCGAGGGCCACGCCCTGCTCGACGAGGTGCGCGGCACCGAACCGGCCCAGGAGCTGGCCGTCGCCACCCGGCTGCGCCGCGACCACCCGGCCGAACTGGTGTCGGCCGCACTCGGGCAGGCGCGGCTACGGCAGCGGGCGGCGGCGAAGTTCGGCGCCGAGGACGCGGAGCGGATGTACTTCACCCCGAACGGGGTCGAGCAGTCGACGCGCACCACGGTCGCCACCCATCGCGCGCGGCGGCTGCGGTCCCTGGGCGTGCGCTCGGTCGCCGACCTGTGCTCCGGCATCGGCGGCGACGCGATCGCGCTGGCCCGTGCCGGGATCCGCGTCCTCGCCGTCGACCGCGACCCGCTGACGGTGGCGGTGGCGCGCGCGAACGCCGAGGCGCTCGGGCTCGCCGAGCTGATCGAGGTGCGCGAGGCCGATGTCACGGAGGTCGACACGCAGGCGTACGACGCGGTCTTCGTGGACCCGGCGCGGCGCGGCGGACGCGGCCGGATCTTCGATCCGGAGGCGTACTCGCCCCCGCTCTCCTGGGCGATCGCGACGGCTCTGAAGGCCCCGCTCGCCGCCCTGAAGATCGCCCCGGGCATCCCCCACGAGGCGGTCCCCGCCGAGGCCGAGGCCGAGTGGATCTCGGACGCCGGTGACGTGAAGGAGGCGGTGCTGTGGTTCGGCACCGAGCCGGGGCTGGTGCGGGCCACCCTGCTGCCCGGCCCGCGCGAGCTGCGCGGCCGCGGCCTGCCCGACCCCGCGGTGCGAGCGGTCGGGCGCTACCTGTACGAGCCCGACGGCGCCGTCATCCGCGCCCATCTGGTCGCCGAGGTCGCCGAGCAGGTCGACGGCGGCCTGGTCGACGAGACGATCGCGTACATCACCGCGGACGAACTGCGCCCGACGCCGTACGCCGCCGCCTACGAGATCACCGACCGACTTCCCTTCAACGTGAAGAAGTTGAAGGCGCTGCTGCGGGAGCGAGGGGTCGGGGTACTGACGGTGAAGAAGCGGGGGTCGGCGGTCGAGCCGGAGGAACTCCGCAAGAAGGCCCTGCCCAAGTCGCACGGCCCCCACTCGGCCACCGTCTTCCTGACCAGGGTCGCGGGGGCACCGACGATGCTGCTCGGCCACCCGGCCCAGCGGCACGCCTCCTAG
- a CDS encoding polysaccharide deacetylase family protein, which yields MRSVRQKYKNNAKRARAWSGVAVLAVAALASGCADDDTNGARPVEGPQQALHAPPARALDSYAARLRAQQAARAVAAKHWGLTKVPLAAPPAPARKPVIGPRDGFEVTDQEELDLPPVFTTVPTKDKVVFLTIDDGSEKDPAFLRMMSDLKIPYTAFLSNYLVKDDYGYFRKMRDRGVTLNNHTLTHPYLPGLSYEEQRHEICGMQDIMEKQFGKRPKVFRPPYGNYNRDTLRAAKSCGIKYAPIWDEEVFVDHWEYRDWDRDLHPGDIVLTHFRGREDWDGTMPDMIRRFLKLVTDKGYAVARLEDYL from the coding sequence ATGCGATCAGTACGACAAAAGTACAAAAACAACGCAAAGAGGGCACGCGCGTGGAGCGGGGTGGCCGTCCTCGCCGTCGCCGCCCTCGCGTCCGGTTGCGCCGACGACGACACCAACGGCGCCCGTCCCGTCGAGGGACCCCAGCAGGCGCTGCACGCGCCCCCGGCCCGCGCCCTCGACTCCTACGCCGCCAGACTCCGTGCGCAGCAGGCCGCCAGGGCCGTCGCGGCCAAGCACTGGGGGCTCACGAAGGTCCCGTTGGCCGCGCCGCCGGCCCCGGCACGGAAGCCGGTCATCGGACCCCGCGACGGCTTCGAGGTCACCGATCAGGAAGAGCTCGACCTGCCGCCGGTCTTCACGACCGTGCCCACCAAGGACAAGGTCGTCTTCCTCACCATCGACGACGGCTCCGAGAAGGACCCGGCGTTCCTCAGGATGATGAGCGACCTGAAGATCCCGTACACCGCCTTCCTGAGCAACTACCTGGTCAAGGACGACTACGGGTACTTCCGGAAGATGCGCGACCGGGGTGTCACCCTCAACAACCACACCCTCACCCACCCCTACCTGCCGGGGCTGTCGTACGAGGAGCAGCGGCACGAGATCTGCGGCATGCAGGACATCATGGAGAAGCAGTTCGGCAAGCGTCCCAAGGTCTTCAGGCCGCCCTACGGCAACTACAACCGGGACACCCTTCGTGCCGCCAAGTCCTGTGGCATCAAGTACGCGCCCATCTGGGACGAGGAGGTCTTCGTCGACCACTGGGAGTACCGCGACTGGGACCGCGACCTGCACCCCGGCGACATCGTCCTCACCCACTTCCGCGGCAGGGAGGACTGGGACGGCACCATGCCCGACATGATCCGCCGCTTCCTGAAGCTGGTCACCGACAAGGGGTACGCGGTGGCACGGCTGGAGGACTACCTGTGA
- a CDS encoding polysaccharide deacetylase family protein, translating to MRARALVAGALTAALLTGCTGCAQSVDPIERLGKKAAQEVRRSRPNGPTPATYRHWGLPTPLAAAPRRPARPALHGAAPGLAPVVDRVPTRDKVVFLTYDDGAERDPRFVDMVRELRLPVTMFLTDSVVGPGYGHFAQLRTVGASVQNHTLHHASLRGLPYAGQRAEICGQQEKLKARFGVRPRLFRPPYGTYDTTTLHAAADCGVTAVVLGREPDAHRLRPGDILSGFEEPNLTEATVRLLRRIQAEGFTPARLENYL from the coding sequence GTGAGAGCGCGGGCTCTGGTCGCGGGGGCGCTCACCGCGGCCCTCCTGACCGGCTGCACCGGCTGTGCCCAGTCCGTCGACCCGATCGAACGGCTGGGCAAGAAGGCCGCGCAGGAGGTGCGCAGGTCCAGACCGAACGGGCCGACCCCGGCGACGTACCGGCACTGGGGGCTGCCCACCCCGCTCGCCGCCGCGCCGCGCCGGCCCGCCCGGCCCGCCCTCCATGGCGCGGCGCCCGGGCTCGCCCCCGTCGTGGACCGCGTACCCACCCGCGACAAGGTGGTCTTCCTGACGTACGACGACGGTGCCGAGCGCGATCCGCGGTTCGTCGACATGGTCCGTGAACTGCGGCTGCCGGTCACCATGTTCCTCACGGACAGTGTCGTCGGGCCGGGGTACGGGCACTTCGCCCAGCTGCGGACGGTCGGCGCGAGCGTGCAGAACCACACCCTCCACCACGCCTCGCTGCGTGGACTGCCGTACGCGGGCCAGCGGGCCGAGATCTGCGGCCAGCAGGAGAAGCTCAAGGCCCGCTTCGGCGTCCGCCCTCGGCTCTTCCGTCCCCCCTACGGCACCTACGACACCACCACGCTGCACGCCGCCGCCGACTGCGGGGTCACGGCCGTGGTCCTCGGCCGGGAGCCCGACGCCCACCGCCTGCGACCGGGTGACATCCTCTCCGGCTTCGAGGAGCCCAACCTCACGGAGGCGACGGTCAGACTCCTGCGACGCATCCAGGCGGAGGGCTTCACCCCGGCGCGCCTGGAGAACTACCTCTGA